From Candidatus Angelobacter sp., the proteins below share one genomic window:
- a CDS encoding MraY family glycosyltransferase, translating to MRFPFNVYLLAFAGGFFITLASLPFWRSVCLRADLVDDPGHRKIHDSPVPLAGGPAVLTGLLIALALGAMAVKLGVFGSHTADLQYGLRKRFLELSAIAFGALGMTALGAWDDKHELRPAVKFSGQLCFALLVAASGARVTLFVHSLVFSYAITVLWILIVINAFNFMDNMNGLCAGLGAISALCFGIITATAQQYLVALIALVCAGALLGFLPYNFPRATAFLGDSGSHLIGYLLAVVAILPHFYSQKHPQALAVLKPLLVLAVPLGDLVWVVLLRWRLARPFYVGDNNHLSHRLTRRGLSRTQAVALIWLLAAIVGSLAVM from the coding sequence ATGAGGTTTCCGTTCAACGTCTATCTGCTCGCGTTTGCCGGCGGGTTCTTCATCACGCTCGCCTCGCTGCCCTTCTGGCGAAGCGTGTGTCTGCGCGCGGACCTGGTGGATGACCCCGGACACCGTAAAATTCACGATTCCCCCGTGCCACTTGCGGGCGGCCCCGCAGTGCTGACCGGATTGCTGATCGCCCTCGCGCTTGGAGCGATGGCCGTCAAACTCGGTGTGTTTGGGTCGCACACGGCCGATCTCCAGTATGGCCTGCGGAAGCGTTTTCTTGAGCTTTCTGCGATCGCGTTTGGAGCGCTCGGCATGACCGCGTTGGGCGCGTGGGACGATAAACATGAGTTGCGGCCCGCGGTGAAATTCAGCGGCCAGTTATGCTTTGCGCTGCTCGTCGCCGCATCCGGCGCCCGTGTCACCTTGTTCGTTCACAGCCTCGTCTTCAGCTACGCCATCACCGTGCTCTGGATCCTGATTGTCATCAACGCGTTCAACTTCATGGACAACATGAACGGCCTTTGCGCGGGATTGGGCGCGATCAGCGCGTTGTGCTTTGGAATCATTACCGCCACCGCGCAACAATATCTTGTCGCGCTGATTGCGCTGGTCTGTGCGGGTGCCTTGCTGGGCTTTCTACCTTACAACTTCCCGAGAGCCACCGCCTTCCTCGGCGACTCGGGCAGTCATCTGATCGGTTACCTGCTGGCCGTTGTTGCCATCCTGCCCCACTTTTACTCACAAAAGCATCCCCAGGCTCTGGCCGTTTTGAAACCACTCCTGGTCCTGGCGGTGCCCCTCGGCGATCTGGTGTGGGTCGTGTTGCTCCGCTGGCGGTTGGCCAGGCCGTTCTATGTCGGCGACAACAATCATCTCTCGCACCGGCTCACCCGGCGCGGTCTGAGCCGGACGCAAGCAGTGGCGCTGATCTGGTTGCTGGCCGCCATCGTGGGAAGCCTTGCGGTGATGTAG